CTTCCTGACCGATTGCCACGCCGATACTTTTGGTACCAAAATCAAATGCCAGCACGGTGCGCTGACCGGCTTCAGGCATGTCCCACCTCGGGCGCAAGCTGCCATACATCAACGCCAAGGCTATTAACGGCCAGTTGCCAGCGCTGGTGGATAGGCGTGTCGAACAATATCTTTGGATCAGCCTCGATGGTTAGCCACGAGTTTTGCTGAATTTCCTGCTCAAGCTGGCCGGCGCTCCACCCAGCGTAACCGAGTGTAATTATGGCCTGCTCAGGCCCCCGGTGGTTGCCCAAAGCACTTAATATGTCTTTTGATGTCGTGACCATGATTTCCGAAGTAAGGCCCAGACTGGAACTCCAGCCCGGCTGCGGACTATGCAAAATAAATCCTCGCTCCTGACTGACGGGACCGCCCGCCAATACCACTTGCTGGCCTTTTTCTTCGTCGACTTGCGCGTCTTCGTCGGCTTGTTCCAACAATTCTTTAAGGGTCATATTAGTCGGTTGATTAACCACCAACCCCATTGCGCCATCATCATTATGTTCGCAAATGTAGGTCAGGCTTCTGGAAAAAAACGGGTCTTGCATTGACGGCATGGCAATCAAAAAATGATTCGCCAGACTTTTAAGTTCTGTCATGTGTTTTACCTCGTTTAACTGCCCTGGGCAGGGCCAACCGATTAGTTAAGTTTAGCTTCAATAGCGTCAAATAACTCTCCCATAATATTAATGTCGAAGGCCGCTTCGATCTCACGAACACAAGTAGGGCTGGTCACGTTAATTTCGGTAATACGGTCACCGATGACATCCAGACCCACAAACATTAGTCCTTGTTTGACCAGCGTCGGCGCGATTTGTTCAGCCAGCTGGCGATCGCTGTCGCTGATAGGCTGCGGTCGCCCCGTGCCGCCGGCGGCTAAATTACCGCGCGTTTCACCCGCCGAAGGTAAGCGCGCCAGACAATACGGCATGACTTTGCCATCCACTATCAGTATGCGCTTGTCACCGTCTGCTATGGCCGGCAGATAGGCCTGAACCATCATATGAGACTGGCCATTATCCGTGAGGGTTTCAATGATTACGCCAAGGTTAGTGCCGTCTTCCCCCACTCTGAAAATAGACGCGCCGCCCATGCCATCAAGGGGCTTGCAAATAACATCGCGGTGCTTAGCATGAAACGCTCTGACTAACTGAGCGTTGCGCGTAACCAGGGTGTCGGGAATCAACTCCGGGAAATAAGCAGTAAAGAGTTTTTCATTATAATCGCGCAGGCTTTGCGGTTTATTGACGACCAGTGCGCCATCTCTTTCTGCCAGATCAAGAATATGGGTCGCGTACAGGAATTCGCTGTCGAAGGGCGGATCCTTGCGCATTAGAATAACGTCTAACTCACCGAGAATGTAAGTTTGCTGCTCGCCAAGCGT
This genomic interval from Alteromonas gilva contains the following:
- a CDS encoding YqgE/AlgH family protein → MTELKSLANHFLIAMPSMQDPFFSRSLTYICEHNDDGAMGLVVNQPTNMTLKELLEQADEDAQVDEEKGQQVVLAGGPVSQERGFILHSPQPGWSSSLGLTSEIMVTTSKDILSALGNHRGPEQAIITLGYAGWSAGQLEQEIQQNSWLTIEADPKILFDTPIHQRWQLAVNSLGVDVWQLAPEVGHA
- the gshB gene encoding glutathione synthase, giving the protein MTYTVGVVMDPIAHIKPKKDTSFAMMLEAQRRGATLIYLELKDLYIDNGIAKALGQTVEVRDNATDFYTLGEQQTYILGELDVILMRKDPPFDSEFLYATHILDLAERDGALVVNKPQSLRDYNEKLFTAYFPELIPDTLVTRNAQLVRAFHAKHRDVICKPLDGMGGASIFRVGEDGTNLGVIIETLTDNGQSHMMVQAYLPAIADGDKRILIVDGKVMPYCLARLPSAGETRGNLAAGGTGRPQPISDSDRQLAEQIAPTLVKQGLMFVGLDVIGDRITEINVTSPTCVREIEAAFDINIMGELFDAIEAKLN